From Bacillus sp. Marseille-P3661:
GTTGTCATTCATTTCGATTGATTTATTTTCGAATTGCCCAAAACCATAAATAAATAATGACACGATTTTCATAGTGTCTATACCCACCTCCTAAATCGTCAGTTCTTTAAGAGTTCCTCTAAAAGGAGTCTTTCCGCTTGCTCAAAAATTTCCCTTTTCTCTTCATCACCGAATGGTTCTAAATGGCGTCCCATATTCCTGTTTTTGTAAAAGAACATCAGCACATTTTCATATACTTCATCTTGATTGTCATCGATTTGTCTAAGTAAATCACCTAAAAAATGAGGTTCAGTTTTCAATTGATTACGATCATATGGTATTGATGTATTAATCCGACATGCTATCGTCCAAATAAAATGCTTTTGATCTTCTTCTTGGATATCATTGATTAATTCTAATAACTGTTCAGTTGCATTTGGCTGCTGTAACAACGAGTGGAGAGGGCCACTCCCCTTAATACTCAGAGTTAGTAACACAGATCGATTATTAAGCCTAAGCTCATTCTTCTGAATTTGTATCTTATCGATGAGTTGATCAAATGTTTCAACATTATCTATACTTATTTCAATATTATCCCAAATAATTTCAGCCACCGGAATAAACTTTGATAGCGTTTGTTCTTTTGATAATTCAATTACATAACAGCCTTTTTCTCCTTTTTCATTGGTATGTCGACCTTGAATATTCCCAGGATAGATAATTGGAGGGTTTTCATGGATTTGTTGACGTTTATGAATATGTCCTAAAGCCCAATAATCAAATTGTTTATCTAAAAGTTCTTCAACTGTGAATGGTGCATATGCATCATGGTCTGTACCTCCTTTTAAATTCCCATGAAGCATCCCGATATGAAAAGGAGCTCCCTCTATCATTTGATAATAGGTTGTCATATTTTCAGTAACTGCTCGTTGCCCATAACTAAACCCATAAATATGTGCTAGCGTCCTACCTTCTATTTGAAAAGGTTTCATCTCAACTTCCTTTGAATAGATATGAACATTTTCTGGCCAAGATATTTGAGCATAATTGCCACTTAAATGATCATGATTCCCATGAATTATGTAAACCTGAATATTATGATTGCATAACATTTGTAAGCCTTCGCGTAATATTACCTGTGATCGTAAGCTCCGCGTATCATGATCAAACAAATCCCCGGCAATAAGTACAAAATCTACCTTTTCTGTTATCGCAAGCTCAATGATCCTTGTAAAAGCAGTAAAAGTGCTTTCTTTAACCTTTTGAAAAAGCTTAGCTGGCATATGCTTTAATCCTTTAAAAGGGCTATCCAAATGCAAATCAGCAGTATGGATAAACTTCAACTTATCCATTTTTATACCACATCTTTCCTTACTTAATAGTTGCTTTTATTTTAACACAGCGAACGAATGATCGCGAAATTCATAAAGGAAATTTTTTTGGAAAGATTAAGAATGGAGGTGATCGACATGGCAAAAAGACAAGCGGATCCAAGTAAAAATGGTGTTGCTGCAGCTAGTGTTAAAGGCAAAATGAATCCTGGACAGCACAAACAATTAACTGAACACTCTTTTCAATCTAACAACAATCAGCAATACAAAAAAGATTAAGCTCTACAA
This genomic window contains:
- a CDS encoding YuzL family protein encodes the protein MAKRQADPSKNGVAAASVKGKMNPGQHKQLTEHSFQSNNNQQYKKD
- a CDS encoding metallophosphoesterase family protein yields the protein MDKLKFIHTADLHLDSPFKGLKHMPAKLFQKVKESTFTAFTRIIELAITEKVDFVLIAGDLFDHDTRSLRSQVILREGLQMLCNHNIQVYIIHGNHDHLSGNYAQISWPENVHIYSKEVEMKPFQIEGRTLAHIYGFSYGQRAVTENMTTYYQMIEGAPFHIGMLHGNLKGGTDHDAYAPFTVEELLDKQFDYWALGHIHKRQQIHENPPIIYPGNIQGRHTNEKGEKGCYVIELSKEQTLSKFIPVAEIIWDNIEISIDNVETFDQLIDKIQIQKNELRLNNRSVLLTLSIKGSGPLHSLLQQPNATEQLLELINDIQEEDQKHFIWTIACRINTSIPYDRNQLKTEPHFLGDLLRQIDDNQDEVYENVLMFFYKNRNMGRHLEPFGDEEKREIFEQAERLLLEELLKN